From Streptomyces chrestomyceticus JCM 4735, one genomic window encodes:
- a CDS encoding amino-acid N-acetyltransferase has translation MPPLTNGLTVRRARTSDVPAVRRLIDAYSADGILLDKATVTLYESIQEFWVAERDQDAEVVGCGALHVMWEDLAEVRTLAVDPRHKGTGVGHQVLDKLLRTAGWLGVRRIFCLTFEVDFFAKHGFVEIGETPVDGDVYSELLRSYDEGVAEFLGLERVKPNTLGNSRMLLHL, from the coding sequence ATGCCGCCCCTGACTAATGGACTCACCGTCCGCCGCGCCCGGACCAGCGATGTACCGGCCGTACGCCGGCTCATCGACGCCTACTCCGCGGACGGCATCCTCCTCGACAAAGCCACCGTGACGCTTTACGAGTCCATCCAGGAGTTCTGGGTCGCCGAGCGGGACCAGGACGCCGAGGTCGTCGGCTGCGGAGCGCTGCACGTCATGTGGGAAGACCTGGCCGAGGTGCGCACATTGGCGGTGGACCCGCGGCACAAGGGCACCGGTGTCGGCCACCAAGTCCTCGACAAGCTGCTGCGCACCGCGGGCTGGCTCGGAGTGCGGCGCATTTTCTGCCTCACCTTCGAAGTGGACTTCTTCGCCAAGCACGGCTTCGTGGAGATCGGGGAGACGCCCGTCGACGGCGATGTCTACAGCGAGCTGCTGCGTTCCTATGACGAGGGCGTTGCCGAGTTCCTCGGTCTCGAACGAGTGAAGCCCAACACCCTGGGCAACAGCCGGATGCTTCTGCACCTGTGA
- a CDS encoding NACHT domain-containing protein, which produces MKSTAPGPAGVDQVMGDHRMDPMIVTARLLPKAVAPLVKKLLVRPGPGAFLVDRPLRISGLVSFRGEKRTLGERDVRRIAAKLVDRAVTPLPGATGAARERPVAPDEDRAVADALARTLCALGDIDLEIVQDARLEPDALVRQLCRAAPDATRGLTGDGAELHGILLHTAALQVLEFFTRLSGFGARALVENRRALGRLDDTVGALAARLPSRSAEDAGFETRYAHDTAVLHNHLTIFGIDLAHSPDSWPLDAAYLGLRCEAEPPAVDGGGPPEPAVPAEHALSGRRRILVRGVAGSGKTTLLQWLAVATARGELPAPLHRALYGRVPFLLPVRRFARRGLPSPGDFLAAVGYPGAEAQPPGWADRVLRAGRGLLLIDGVDEAPEDERERLRRKLRDWTALYPGNIWIVTSRPSAVRADWLTADGFAELSLAPMSREDIAAFIQRWHRAAAQQEPDDLDRLGHYERTLLNAVRITRDLGRLATNPLMCGMLCALHRDRRGYLPNGRKELYEAALSMLLERRDRERAMGTTDGIDLPRQPKIQLLQKLAHWMLVNGRSEMDREIAVDTLAQHLPAIPDAARQGGPEEIYRHLLNRTGLLREPTPNTVDFVHRTFQDFLAARATVQRHDFGLLLNHAHLAEWEDVIRMAVALARPDECAALLNGLLAPLPGIRAAEARHRKLLAAACVEHAAELDPEVRHRVRRFTRDMVRPSTVSGARALGWIGPIVLEMLPEPAEVSDGEAYLLAVTATSIADDMAIDYLTGLRKRTDHAVRAQLAGAWRRYDTARYAREIIAHLDPDQLFFPAVDVEELAALRELGGRPWLQVAGEFTVAELLDGIVPADGLRRLWLAYDLGHSMEWLAAFPRLEELRISHRLPRLTGVPDGIRVVEL; this is translated from the coding sequence GTGAAGTCCACGGCGCCCGGCCCGGCCGGCGTCGACCAGGTGATGGGGGATCACCGCATGGACCCGATGATCGTCACGGCCCGGCTCCTGCCGAAAGCCGTCGCCCCGCTCGTCAAGAAGCTCCTCGTCCGCCCCGGCCCCGGCGCCTTCCTGGTGGACCGCCCGTTACGGATCAGCGGCCTGGTCTCCTTCCGCGGCGAGAAACGCACCCTCGGGGAGCGCGACGTACGGCGCATCGCCGCCAAGCTCGTCGACCGGGCCGTGACCCCGCTGCCCGGCGCCACCGGCGCGGCACGGGAGCGGCCCGTCGCCCCCGACGAGGACCGGGCCGTGGCGGACGCCCTCGCCCGTACGCTCTGCGCCCTCGGCGACATCGACCTGGAGATCGTGCAGGACGCCCGGCTGGAGCCGGACGCGCTCGTCCGGCAGTTGTGCCGCGCCGCCCCCGACGCCACCCGCGGCCTGACCGGCGACGGCGCCGAGCTGCACGGCATCCTGCTGCACACCGCGGCCCTGCAGGTCCTGGAGTTCTTCACCCGGCTGTCCGGCTTCGGCGCCCGCGCCCTCGTCGAGAACCGGCGCGCCCTCGGCAGGCTCGACGACACCGTCGGCGCGCTGGCCGCCCGGCTGCCGTCCCGCTCCGCCGAGGACGCCGGCTTCGAGACGCGGTACGCCCACGACACCGCCGTCCTCCACAACCACCTGACCATCTTCGGCATCGACCTCGCCCACTCCCCCGACAGTTGGCCGCTGGACGCCGCCTACCTGGGCCTGCGCTGCGAGGCCGAGCCGCCCGCCGTGGACGGCGGCGGCCCCCCGGAGCCCGCCGTCCCCGCCGAGCACGCCCTGTCCGGCCGGCGCCGCATCCTCGTACGGGGCGTGGCCGGCTCCGGCAAGACCACCCTGCTCCAGTGGCTGGCCGTCGCCACCGCCCGCGGCGAGCTGCCCGCCCCGCTGCACCGCGCCCTGTACGGCCGGGTGCCCTTCCTCCTGCCGGTGCGCCGCTTCGCCCGGCGCGGCCTGCCCTCCCCCGGCGACTTCCTCGCGGCGGTCGGCTATCCGGGCGCCGAGGCCCAGCCGCCGGGCTGGGCCGACCGCGTCCTGCGGGCCGGCCGGGGGCTGCTGCTGATCGACGGCGTGGACGAGGCCCCCGAGGACGAGCGCGAGCGGCTGCGGCGCAAGCTCCGGGACTGGACCGCCCTGTACCCGGGCAACATCTGGATCGTCACCTCCCGCCCCTCCGCCGTACGCGCCGACTGGCTGACGGCCGACGGCTTCGCCGAACTGTCGCTGGCCCCGATGAGCCGCGAGGACATCGCCGCGTTCATCCAGCGCTGGCACCGCGCCGCGGCCCAGCAGGAGCCGGACGACCTGGACCGCCTCGGCCACTACGAACGCACCCTCCTCAACGCCGTACGCATCACCCGCGACTTGGGGCGGCTCGCCACCAACCCGCTGATGTGCGGGATGCTCTGCGCGCTGCACCGCGACCGCCGCGGCTACCTGCCCAACGGCCGCAAGGAGCTGTACGAGGCCGCCCTGTCGATGCTGCTGGAGCGGCGCGACCGGGAGCGGGCGATGGGCACCACGGACGGCATCGACCTGCCGCGCCAGCCCAAGATCCAGCTCCTCCAGAAGCTGGCGCACTGGATGCTGGTCAACGGGCGCTCGGAGATGGACCGCGAGATCGCCGTCGACACCCTCGCGCAGCACCTGCCGGCCATCCCCGACGCCGCGCGCCAGGGCGGCCCCGAGGAGATCTACCGCCACCTGCTCAACCGCACCGGGCTGCTGCGCGAACCGACCCCGAACACCGTCGACTTCGTGCACCGCACCTTCCAGGACTTCCTGGCCGCCCGCGCCACCGTCCAGCGCCACGACTTCGGGCTGCTGCTGAACCACGCCCACCTCGCCGAGTGGGAGGACGTCATCAGGATGGCCGTGGCCCTGGCCCGCCCCGACGAGTGCGCGGCGCTGCTGAACGGCCTGCTGGCCCCGCTCCCGGGCATCCGGGCCGCCGAGGCCCGGCACCGCAAGCTGCTCGCCGCGGCCTGTGTGGAGCACGCCGCCGAACTCGACCCCGAGGTCCGCCACCGGGTGCGGCGCTTCACCCGGGACATGGTCCGCCCCAGTACCGTCTCCGGGGCCCGCGCGCTGGGCTGGATCGGCCCGATCGTCCTGGAGATGCTGCCGGAGCCGGCCGAGGTCTCGGACGGCGAGGCGTACCTGCTCGCCGTCACGGCCACCTCCATCGCCGACGACATGGCGATCGACTACCTGACCGGGCTGCGCAAGCGGACGGACCACGCGGTGCGGGCGCAGTTGGCCGGTGCCTGGCGGCGGTACGACACCGCCCGCTACGCCCGGGAGATCATCGCCCACCTGGACCCGGACCAGTTGTTCTTCCCCGCCGTGGACGTGGAGGAGCTGGCCGCGCTGCGCGAGCTCGGCGGCCGGCCGTGGCTCCAGGTGGCCGGGGAGTTCACGGTGGCCGAGCTGCTCGACGGCATCGTCCCGGCGGACGGACTGCGCCGGCTCTGGCTGGCGTACGACCTCGGCCACTCGATGGAATGGCTGGCCGCGTTCCCCCGGCTGGAGGAGCTGCGGATCAGCCACCGGCTGCCGCGGCTCACCGGTGTTCCGGACGGAATCCGCGTCGTCGAGCTGTGA
- a CDS encoding BlaI/MecI/CopY family transcriptional regulator, with protein MTRVWEWNRPVTVREVLEDLQKERSIAYTTVMTVLDNLHQKGWVRREAEGRAYRYEAVSTRAAYSAALMNEAWSASDNPAAALVAFFGMMSPEQRHALRDAVRMVQGDEPAEPAPAPPPDGRAEREPPVPPEQAEAGEADAGEVPAAGSGDPGR; from the coding sequence ATGACGCGGGTGTGGGAGTGGAACCGCCCGGTCACCGTTCGGGAAGTCCTGGAAGATCTGCAGAAGGAACGGTCGATCGCCTACACAACGGTGATGACCGTATTGGACAACCTCCACCAGAAGGGCTGGGTGCGCCGGGAAGCCGAAGGACGCGCCTATCGATATGAGGCGGTCTCCACTCGTGCCGCCTACTCGGCCGCACTGATGAACGAAGCGTGGTCCGCGAGTGACAACCCCGCGGCGGCCCTGGTGGCCTTCTTCGGGATGATGTCGCCGGAACAGCGGCACGCCCTCAGGGATGCCGTACGCATGGTGCAGGGCGACGAACCGGCGGAACCCGCGCCGGCCCCGCCGCCGGACGGCCGCGCCGAACGCGAACCGCCCGTACCCCCGGAACAGGCCGAAGCGGGGGAAGCGGATGCGGGAGAAGTACCCGCGGCGGGATCCGGTGACCCGGGGCGATAG
- a CDS encoding ATP-dependent Clp protease ATP-binding subunit, producing MFERFTDRARRVVVLAQEEARMLNHNYIGTEHILLGLIHEGEGVAAKALESLGISLEAVRQQVEEIIGQGQQAPSGHIPFTPRAKKVLELSLREALQLGHNYIGTEHILLGLIREGEGVAAQVLVKLGADLNRVRQQVIQLLSGYQGKEAATAGGPAEGTPSTSLVLDQFGRNLTQAARETKLDPVIGREKEIERVMQVLSRRTKNNPVLIGEPGVGKTAVVEGLAQAIVKGEVPETLKDKHLYTLDLGALVAGSRYRGDFEERLKKVLKEIRTRGDIILFIDELHTLVGAGAAEGAIDAASILKPMLARGELQTIGATTLDEYRKYLEKDAALERRFQPIQVAEPSLPHTIEILKGLRDRYEAHHRVSITDEALVQAAQLADRYISDRFLPDKAIDLIDEAGSRMRIRRMTAPPDLREFDEKIADVRREKESAIDSQDFEMAAGLRDKEKQLLAAKAKREKEWKAGDMDVVAEVDGELIAEVLATATGIPVFKLTEEESSRLLRMEDELHKRVIGQKDAIKALSQAIRRTRAGLKDPKRPGGSFIFAGPSGVGKTELSKTLAEFLFGDEDAMISLDMSEFSEKHTVSRLFGSPPGYVGYEEGGQLTEKVRRKPFSVVLFDEVEKAHPDIFNSLLQILEDGRLTDSQGRVVDFKNTVIIMTTNLGTRDISKGFNLGFAAQGDTKSSYERMKNKVNEELKQHFRPEFLNRVDDTVVFHQLTEEDIIQIVDLMIAKVDERLKDRDMGIELSGEAKKLLAKRGYDPVLGARPLRRTIQREIEDALSEKILFSELRSGHIVVVDIEGEGENAKFTFRGEEKAALPDAPPVESTAGGPDLSKDA from the coding sequence ATGTTCGAGAGGTTCACCGACCGTGCGCGGCGGGTTGTCGTCCTGGCTCAGGAAGAAGCCCGGATGCTCAACCACAACTACATCGGCACCGAGCACATCCTCCTGGGCCTGATCCACGAGGGTGAGGGTGTCGCCGCTAAGGCCCTGGAGAGCCTCGGGATTTCGCTCGAGGCGGTCCGCCAGCAGGTGGAGGAGATCATCGGCCAGGGGCAGCAGGCCCCGTCCGGTCACATCCCCTTCACCCCCCGTGCGAAGAAGGTCCTGGAGCTGTCGCTCCGCGAGGCCCTTCAGCTCGGCCACAATTACATCGGTACGGAGCACATCCTGCTCGGCCTGATCCGCGAGGGCGAGGGCGTCGCCGCCCAGGTCCTGGTGAAGCTGGGCGCCGATCTGAACCGGGTGCGGCAGCAGGTCATCCAGTTGCTCTCCGGCTACCAGGGCAAGGAGGCCGCCACCGCCGGCGGCCCGGCCGAGGGCACCCCCTCGACCTCGCTCGTCCTGGACCAGTTCGGCCGCAACCTGACGCAGGCCGCCCGCGAGACCAAGCTCGACCCGGTGATCGGGCGCGAGAAGGAGATCGAGCGGGTCATGCAGGTGCTGTCCCGCCGTACCAAGAACAACCCGGTCCTCATCGGCGAGCCCGGCGTCGGCAAGACGGCGGTCGTCGAGGGCCTGGCCCAGGCCATCGTCAAGGGCGAGGTGCCCGAGACCCTCAAGGACAAGCACCTCTACACCCTGGACCTGGGCGCCCTGGTCGCCGGCTCCCGCTACCGCGGTGACTTCGAGGAGCGCCTGAAGAAGGTGCTCAAGGAGATCCGCACCCGCGGCGACATCATCCTGTTCATCGACGAGCTCCACACCCTGGTGGGTGCGGGCGCCGCCGAGGGCGCGATCGACGCCGCGAGCATCCTCAAGCCCATGCTGGCGCGAGGCGAGCTGCAGACCATCGGTGCGACCACGCTCGACGAGTACCGCAAGTACCTGGAGAAGGACGCGGCCCTGGAGCGCCGCTTCCAGCCCATCCAGGTCGCGGAGCCGTCGCTGCCGCACACCATCGAGATCCTCAAGGGCCTGCGCGACCGTTACGAGGCGCACCACCGCGTCTCCATCACGGACGAGGCCCTGGTCCAGGCCGCCCAGCTTGCCGACCGCTACATCTCCGACCGCTTCCTGCCGGACAAGGCGATCGACCTGATCGACGAGGCCGGCTCCCGGATGCGCATCCGCCGGATGACCGCGCCGCCGGACCTCCGCGAGTTCGACGAGAAGATCGCCGACGTGCGCCGGGAGAAGGAGTCCGCGATCGACTCGCAGGACTTCGAGATGGCCGCGGGCCTGCGCGACAAGGAGAAGCAGCTCCTGGCCGCGAAGGCGAAGCGGGAGAAGGAGTGGAAGGCCGGCGACATGGACGTCGTCGCCGAGGTCGACGGCGAGCTGATCGCCGAGGTCCTGGCCACGGCGACCGGCATCCCGGTCTTCAAGCTCACCGAGGAGGAGTCCTCGCGGCTGCTGCGGATGGAGGACGAGCTCCACAAGCGCGTCATCGGCCAGAAGGACGCCATCAAGGCGCTCTCGCAGGCCATCCGCCGTACCCGGGCCGGTCTGAAGGACCCCAAGCGCCCCGGTGGCTCGTTCATCTTCGCCGGTCCGTCCGGTGTCGGTAAGACCGAGCTGTCCAAGACGCTCGCCGAATTCCTGTTCGGCGACGAGGACGCGATGATCTCCCTCGACATGTCGGAGTTCAGCGAGAAGCACACGGTCTCCCGGCTCTTCGGCTCGCCTCCCGGCTACGTCGGCTACGAAGAGGGCGGCCAGCTCACCGAGAAGGTGCGCCGCAAGCCGTTCTCGGTCGTGCTGTTCGACGAGGTGGAGAAGGCCCACCCCGACATCTTCAACTCCCTGCTGCAGATCCTGGAGGACGGTCGCCTGACCGACTCCCAGGGCCGGGTGGTGGACTTCAAGAACACGGTCATCATCATGACGACCAACCTCGGGACCCGGGACATCTCCAAGGGCTTCAACCTGGGCTTCGCCGCCCAGGGCGACACCAAGAGCAGCTACGAGCGGATGAAGAACAAGGTCAACGAAGAGCTCAAGCAGCACTTCCGGCCCGAGTTCCTCAACCGTGTCGACGACACGGTGGTCTTCCACCAGCTCACCGAGGAAGACATCATCCAGATCGTCGACCTCATGATCGCCAAGGTGGACGAGCGCCTGAAGGACCGCGACATGGGCATCGAGCTCAGCGGTGAGGCCAAGAAGCTGCTCGCCAAGCGCGGCTACGACCCGGTGCTGGGCGCCCGCCCGCTGCGCCGGACCATCCAGCGCGAGATCGAGGACGCTCTCTCGGAGAAGATCCTCTTCAGCGAGCTGCGCTCCGGCCACATCGTGGTCGTCGACATCGAGGGCGAGGGCGAGAACGCCAAGTTCACCTTCCGCGGCGAGGAGAAGGCGGCCCTGCCGGACGCCCCGCCCGTCGAGTCCACGGCCGGCGGCCCGGACCTGTCGAAGGACGCGTGA
- a CDS encoding type III pantothenate kinase, giving the protein MLLTIDVGNTHTVLGLFDGEEIVEHWRISTDARRTADELAVLLQGLMGMHPLLGEELGDGIEGIAICSTVPSVLHELREVTRRYYGDVPAILVEPGVKTGVPILMDNPKEVGADRIINALAAVELYGGPAVVVDFGTATTFDAVSARGEYVGGVIAPGIEISVDALGVKGAQLRKIELARPRSVIGKNTVEAMQSGILYGFAGQVDGVVQRMARELADDPDDVTVIATGGLAPMVLGESSVIDEHEPWLTLIGLRLVYERNVTRG; this is encoded by the coding sequence ATGCTGCTCACCATCGACGTAGGCAACACCCACACCGTCCTCGGCCTGTTCGACGGCGAGGAGATCGTCGAGCACTGGCGCATCTCCACCGACGCCCGCCGCACCGCCGACGAACTCGCGGTCCTCCTCCAGGGCCTGATGGGCATGCACCCGCTGCTGGGCGAGGAACTGGGCGACGGCATCGAGGGCATCGCCATCTGCTCCACCGTCCCCTCGGTCCTGCACGAGCTGCGCGAGGTCACCCGGCGCTACTACGGGGACGTGCCGGCCATCCTGGTCGAGCCCGGCGTCAAGACCGGTGTGCCGATCCTGATGGACAACCCCAAGGAGGTCGGCGCCGACCGGATCATCAACGCGCTGGCGGCCGTGGAGCTGTACGGCGGGCCGGCCGTGGTGGTCGACTTCGGTACGGCCACCACGTTCGACGCGGTCAGCGCGCGTGGCGAGTACGTCGGCGGGGTGATCGCGCCCGGTATCGAGATCTCGGTGGACGCGCTCGGCGTGAAGGGCGCCCAGCTCCGCAAGATCGAACTGGCCCGGCCGCGCAGCGTGATCGGCAAGAACACCGTCGAGGCCATGCAGTCCGGCATCCTGTACGGCTTCGCCGGCCAGGTCGACGGCGTCGTCCAGCGGATGGCGCGGGAGCTGGCGGACGACCCGGACGACGTGACGGTGATCGCCACCGGCGGGCTGGCGCCCATGGTGCTCGGCGAGTCCTCGGTCATCGACGAGCACGAGCCGTGGCTGACACTGATCGGTCTGCGGCTGGTGTACGAGCGCAACGTGACCCGGGGCTGA
- a CDS encoding TetR/AcrR family transcriptional regulator: MGTPHARKGNTRQRIQDVALELFAEQGYEKTSLREIAERLDVTKAALYYHFKTKEDIVISLFQDLARPIDELIDWAAAQPRTLETKHEVLRRYSEALRSAEPLFRFMQENQATVRDLSIGETFKQRMLRLTGLLREPEAELTDQVRCITAIFSMHAGLFAMQNIEGDPEDKRKAVLEVATELVTAAQPPSLG, from the coding sequence ATGGGCACACCGCACGCGCGCAAGGGCAACACCCGCCAGCGCATTCAGGACGTCGCCTTGGAGCTGTTCGCCGAGCAGGGTTACGAGAAGACCTCGCTGCGCGAGATCGCCGAGCGGCTGGACGTCACGAAGGCGGCGCTCTACTACCACTTCAAGACCAAGGAAGACATCGTCATCAGCCTCTTCCAGGACCTGGCGCGGCCCATCGACGAGCTGATCGACTGGGCCGCCGCGCAGCCGCGCACCCTGGAGACCAAGCACGAGGTGCTGCGCCGCTACAGCGAGGCGCTGCGCTCCGCCGAGCCCCTCTTCCGCTTCATGCAGGAGAACCAGGCGACCGTACGGGACCTGAGCATCGGGGAGACCTTCAAGCAGCGGATGCTCCGGCTCACCGGGCTGCTCAGGGAGCCGGAGGCGGAGCTGACGGACCAGGTGCGCTGCATCACCGCGATCTTCTCGATGCACGCGGGGCTGTTCGCCATGCAGAACATCGAAGGCGACCCCGAGGACAAGCGCAAGGCCGTCCTGGAGGTCGCCACCGAACTGGTCACCGCCGCCCAGCCGCCCAGCCTCGGCTGA
- a CDS encoding SCO3374 family protein encodes MPVALPRSRSALAAVRQWYEDELRWPTTGTEPVELLTGVRFDALDLPADAGRAVLGRVGPTGPVLIDRSGSAGPRMLVLVTAGAAEELPELLEWLEWGSLGLDLTARGTGDRMPAPSPPPPSPQAWWPYGSGPREAAGWVRPPEPGREIEAALPTTGTGAGRGGRGVPLADRQGRAPDLVRLVSAAATECHRARLLRGRQARRQTDCGYGGQPFAFSNASRISAGTRPRSLTL; translated from the coding sequence ATGCCCGTCGCGCTCCCGCGCTCCCGCTCCGCCCTCGCCGCCGTACGGCAGTGGTACGAGGACGAGCTGCGCTGGCCGACCACCGGCACGGAGCCGGTGGAGCTGCTGACCGGGGTGCGCTTCGACGCCCTCGACCTGCCGGCCGACGCGGGCCGGGCCGTACTGGGACGGGTGGGCCCCACGGGGCCCGTACTGATCGACCGCAGCGGCTCCGCCGGTCCCAGGATGCTCGTCCTCGTGACCGCGGGTGCCGCGGAGGAATTGCCGGAGCTTCTGGAATGGCTGGAATGGGGCTCGCTGGGGCTGGATCTGACCGCACGCGGCACCGGGGACCGGATGCCCGCGCCGTCCCCGCCGCCGCCGTCACCGCAGGCGTGGTGGCCGTACGGATCGGGCCCACGGGAGGCCGCCGGGTGGGTGCGGCCTCCCGAGCCGGGACGCGAGATCGAGGCGGCTCTGCCCACCACGGGGACAGGGGCAGGGCGCGGGGGCCGCGGTGTTCCCCTCGCGGATCGCCAGGGGCGCGCCCCCGACCTCGTACGACTCGTGAGCGCGGCGGCTACGGAATGCCACCGGGCCCGTTTGCTGCGCGGCCGTCAAGCTCGAAGACAAACGGATTGCGGGTACGGCGGTCAGCCGTTCGCCTTCTCGAACGCCTCACGGATCTCCGCGGGCACACGGCCGCGGTCATTGACGTTGTAG
- a CDS encoding M23 family metallopeptidase → MSKHHPLYRLTKKSTLRTRASVLAAGLGVSAAMGAGVAMAAGNDAPSIALDGLASDVRSSVAAQADAQKKAAEAEKQEAEKAKKAAEEKARSWVKPVDDYQLGMTFGLAGKHWSHNHSGQDFVVPSGTAVHAVHGGTVVKAGPNGGGDGPAYGNAIVIKHDSGTYTQYAHLTSTEVKPGQKVETGQEIAKSGSTGNSTGPHLHFEVRTGPNYGSGVEPTAFLKARGDGV, encoded by the coding sequence ATGTCGAAGCACCACCCCCTGTACCGCCTGACGAAGAAGTCCACTCTCCGTACCCGCGCCTCCGTGCTCGCGGCGGGCCTGGGCGTCTCCGCGGCCATGGGCGCCGGGGTGGCCATGGCGGCCGGGAACGACGCGCCGTCGATCGCGCTGGACGGCCTGGCGTCCGACGTCCGCTCCTCGGTGGCCGCGCAGGCCGACGCCCAGAAGAAGGCGGCCGAGGCGGAGAAGCAGGAGGCCGAGAAGGCCAAGAAGGCAGCCGAGGAGAAGGCCCGCTCCTGGGTGAAGCCGGTGGACGACTACCAGCTCGGCATGACCTTCGGGCTGGCGGGCAAGCACTGGTCGCACAACCACAGCGGTCAGGACTTCGTGGTGCCCAGCGGTACGGCCGTGCACGCCGTGCACGGCGGCACCGTCGTCAAGGCCGGCCCGAACGGCGGCGGTGACGGTCCCGCGTACGGCAACGCGATCGTGATCAAGCACGACAGCGGTACGTACACCCAGTACGCGCACCTCACCAGCACCGAGGTGAAGCCGGGCCAGAAGGTGGAGACCGGCCAGGAGATCGCCAAGTCCGGCAGCACCGGCAACTCGACCGGCCCGCACCTGCACTTCGAGGTCCGTACCGGCCCGAACTACGGCTCCGGCGTCGAGCCGACCGCCTTCCTGAAGGCGCGCGGCGACGGCGTGTGA
- a CDS encoding helix-turn-helix transcriptional regulator, which produces MDRDWASPLGLGAVAAHAGYSRFHFIRAFKQVYGLTPGQYLSRRRIERAEELLRTADLSVTEICWLVGFGSLGTFSARFKEQTGLTPSAYRRRHVGQGAGLIPGCYALLWSGGFKSFENRDGTAPADRNFREGG; this is translated from the coding sequence ATGGACCGCGACTGGGCCTCGCCGCTGGGCCTGGGCGCGGTGGCGGCCCACGCCGGGTATTCCCGCTTCCACTTCATCCGGGCCTTCAAGCAGGTGTACGGCCTGACCCCCGGCCAGTACCTGAGCCGCCGCCGGATCGAGCGGGCCGAGGAGCTGCTGCGTACGGCCGATCTCTCCGTCACGGAAATCTGCTGGCTGGTCGGCTTCGGCAGTCTGGGCACCTTCTCCGCCCGCTTCAAGGAGCAGACGGGGCTGACGCCGAGCGCGTACCGCCGACGGCATGTGGGACAGGGCGCCGGGCTGATACCGGGCTGCTACGCCCTGCTGTGGTCCGGCGGCTTCAAGTCGTTCGAGAACCGGGACGGGACGGCCCCGGCGGACCGCAATTTCCGAGAAGGCGGGTAG
- a CDS encoding histone-like nucleoid-structuring protein Lsr2, whose protein sequence is MAQKVQVLLVDDLNGGEAHETVTFALDGKSYEIDLSDDNAHKLRESLAEFVKAGRKTGGRSGGRGKARASSGGSPDTAKIRAWAKENGYNVNDRGRVPAEIREAFEKANG, encoded by the coding sequence GTGGCACAGAAGGTTCAGGTTCTTCTTGTCGACGACCTCAACGGCGGCGAGGCCCATGAGACCGTGACGTTCGCCCTCGACGGCAAGTCCTACGAGATCGACCTGTCCGACGACAACGCGCACAAGCTGCGCGAGTCGCTGGCCGAGTTCGTGAAGGCGGGCCGCAAGACCGGTGGCCGTTCCGGTGGCCGCGGCAAGGCGCGCGCGTCTTCCGGCGGCAGCCCGGACACCGCGAAGATCCGCGCGTGGGCGAAGGAGAACGGCTACAACGTCAATGACCGCGGCCGTGTGCCCGCGGAGATCCGTGAGGCGTTCGAGAAGGCGAACGGCTGA